In Tachysurus vachellii isolate PV-2020 chromosome 10, HZAU_Pvac_v1, whole genome shotgun sequence, the following proteins share a genomic window:
- the LOC132852491 gene encoding uncharacterized protein LOC132852491 produces the protein MDHQPYDSSLQPCACCCKENASRTETQYIYGPVNVIEKTEFSSTYSIVQPLIENGESLRGTNIDNISHSISTIRNVSIQITNFTDRYTLTNPRTYNSSGCCLNPPQFTVAKKTSEACTFSKSASAARGCAGVLAYKILKDEEHFVGDLVIMFSVPFDYILYENYLALGIFENQVSCNHNLFYEMYNMKGTFTRQKATGSEVMYSGQGICVKGTMSTAGKSIMKVEIRETPKLDRHE, from the exons ATGGATCACCAGCCGTACGACTCCTCCTTACAAC CCTGTGCATGCTGCTGTAAGGAAAATGCCAGCAGGACAGAG ACGCAGTACATCTATGGTCCAGTCAATGTAATAGAGAAGACT GAGTTCAGTTCTACCTACAGTATAGTACAACCACTTATTGAGAATGGGGAGTCATTGAGAGGCACCAACATTGACAATATATCCCACAGTATAAGCACCATAAGAAATGTCTCCATTCAAATTACCAATTTCACAGACAGGTACACCTTAACAAACCCAAG GACCTACAATAGCAGTGGATGTTGTCTTAATCCTCCTCAGTTTACAGTGGCAAAAAAGACCAGTGAAGCCTGCACCTTTAGCAAATCAGCCTCAGCGGCACGTGGCTGTGCTGGAGTCCTGGCATACAAGATCCTTAAAGATGAAGAGCACTTTGTCGGGGATCTTGTCATAATGTTTTCTGTGCCTTTCGACTACATTTTGTATGAAAACTATTTAGCTCTTGGAATTTTTGAAAACCAAGTTTCATGTAATCATAATCTGTTTTATGAAATGTATAACATGAAAGGTACATTCACCAGGCAAAAGGCTACAGGAAGTGAAGTCATGTATTCTGGACAAGGAATTTGTGTCAAGGGAACAATGTCCACTGCAGGCAAATCAATAATGAAAGTTGAAATTCGAGAAACACCAAAACTAGACAGACATGAGTAA
- the LOC132852492 gene encoding DELTA-actitoxin-Afr1e-like — protein MPSYSALVSTTSSASPLIEYGLSLRGTNIDSISHSISTMRNVSIQITNFTDRYTLSNPRTYTSSGYCLNPPQPTVAKKTSEASTFTKTRSTARGCAGVLVYKILKDEEHFVRDLVIMFSVPFDYIWYENYLALGIYENHVSCNPDLFSEMYYEKGPFAKEKATGSEVMYSVQGICVKGTMSPAGKAIIEVYFQDF, from the exons GCATTGGTCAGTACTACTAGCTCAGCATCACCTCTTATAGAGTATGGGTTGTCTTTGAGAGGCACCAACATTGACAGTATATCCCACAGTATAAGCACCATGAGAAATGTGTCCATTCAAATTACCAATTTCACAGACAGGTACACCTTATCAAACCCAAG GACCTACACTAGCAGTGGATATTGTCTTAATCCTCCTCAGCCTACAGTAGCAAAAAAGACCAGTGAAGCCAGCACTTTTACCAAAACACGCTCAACAGCACGTGGTTGTGCTGGAGTCCTGGTATACAAGATCCTTAAAGATGAAGAGCACTTTGTCAGGGATCTTGTCATAATGTTTTCTGTGCCGTTTGACTACATTTGGTATGAAAACTATTTAGCTCTTGGAATTTATGAAAACCATGTTTCATGTAATCCTGATCTGTTTTCTGAAATGTATTACGAGAAAGGTCCATTCGCCAAGGAAAAGGCTACAGGAAGTGAAGTCATGTATTCTGTACAAGGAATTTGTGTGAAGGGAACAATGTCCCCTGCAGGCAAGGCAATAATAGAAGTTTATTTTCAAGATTTTTAA